A portion of the Manihot esculenta cultivar AM560-2 chromosome 2, M.esculenta_v8, whole genome shotgun sequence genome contains these proteins:
- the LOC110606558 gene encoding uncharacterized protein LOC110606558 isoform X3, translated as MGSRMYQLQGLKSHTWYEVKISYPASIPATFSIQLKKDGSDMGMNKNRRLLNTEKLIFKTDSLTGNQNNLYVLVTVEPEGVVAIPHVPERQYIIFNIVCDELLLGIPYKAWWVGILVLLCLGLAFIIPQFLPPYLLQPNGSTKSLNQNVSKKS; from the exons ATGGGTTCTCGCATGTACCAATTGCAAGGGCTCAAATCACATACTTGGTACGAAGTGAAGATATCATATCCAGCTTCT ATACCTGCTACTTTTTCTATACAACTGAAGAAAGATGGTTCAGACATGGGGATGAATAAGAACAGAAGATTACTTAATACTGAGAAATTGATTTTCAAGACTGATAGTCTCACTGGTAATCAG AATAACTTGTACGTATTGGTGACTGTGGAGCCTGAGGGGGTTGTTGCAATACCACATGTACCAGAGAGGCAGTATATCATATTCAACATAG TTTGTGATGAGCTGTTATTGGGCATCCCATATAAGGCTTGGTGGGTTGGAATCTTAGTTTTGCTATGTTTGGGATTGGCATTCATCATTCCCCAATTTCTTCCGCCGTATCTGCTCCAACCGAATGGAAGTACAAAGTCATTAAATCAGAATGTTTCAAAGAAATCTTGA
- the LOC110602706 gene encoding AP2/ERF and B3 domain-containing transcription factor At1g51120 yields the protein MEEERNWDSRDVISANHPNTENDSSCARGTSSKFRGVIWLRSGKWGARIAFKYKAYWLGTYDMEQEAAMAYDRAAIKLQRSDAPLNFPMSIYTVQETKFQSQYSNEEILDMIKDKTYLSKFSNYLADQSLLREYATMNLAHQQDISYQMLFRKELTQTDVTHIKGFHIPKEHAMEYFPPLAGVNSSGGDENGNKSMELTFFDRHRRPWTFRYSYWKSTQTFVFTKGWRHFLKMNNLKPKDCVFFYRCEQQRETQGRVFYMIDAQRCSVESDAVTWNIEKEKEAKKRANHEVDGEEKEPDNESVKLFGVQISKRRPSFKLFF from the coding sequence ATGGAGGAGGAGAGGAATTGGGATTCCAGGGACGTCATCAGCGCAAATCATCCGAACACTGAGAATGACAGTAGCTGTGCTAGAGGGACGTCTTCAAAATTCAGGGGAGTGATTTGGCTCAGAAGTGGCAAATGGGGTGCACGGATCGCCTTCAAGTACAAGGCTTACTGGCTTGGAACTTATGACATGGAACAAGAGGCAGCAATGGCTTATGATAGAGCAGCAATCAAACTTCAGAGAAGTGATGCCCCCCTCAACTTCCCTATGTCCATTTACACAGTTCAAGAGACCAAATTCCAGAGTCAGTACTCAAATGAAGAGATCCTAGATATGATCAAGGACAAGACTTACTTgtccaaattttcaaattatctTGCAGATCAGTCATTGTTGAGGGAATATGCAACAATGAATCTGGCACATCAGCAAGATATCTCATATCAAATGCTTTTTCGAAAGGAATTGACACAAACTGATGTCACTCACATCAAAGGATTTCACATCCCTAAAGAACATGCAATGGAGTATTTTCCTCCACTCGCTGGAGTGAACTCATCTGGAGGAGATGAAAATGGGAACAAGTCCATGGAACTAACATTCTTTGATAGACACCGTCGTCCATGGACTTTTCGGTATTCTTACTGGAAGAGTACTCAAACATTTGTGTTCACAAAAGGGTGGAGACATTTTCTCAAGATGAACAACCTGAAGCCAAAAGACTGCGTCTTTTTCTACAGATGTGAGCAACAAAGAGAGACTCAGGGAAGAGTATTTTACATGATAGATGCTCAGCGTTGTAGTGTGGAAAGTGATGCTGTTACTTGGAACATAGAGAAGGAAAAAGAAGCAAAGAAAAGAGCAAACCATGAAGTAGATGGTGAAGAAAAGGAGCCAGATAATGAATCAGTTAAGCTTTTTGGTGTCCAGATTAGCAAAAGAAGACCAAGCTTTAAGCTCTTTTTCTAA
- the LOC110602714 gene encoding uncharacterized protein LOC110602714, whose translation MENASDSQLSNASHSLSLPSEPPDIRNWFPSYRYESFVLDTYEFKERECEGDGFSAAAERSREKEGHLGESRRNGDAGDKHEHQSLNGTTDSTYSLSILSEPPHVRNWFSSYVYESPVLDTLDDFKESVTKERVCAKEGFAYEGSEGKKEDNFEYESRNSWNSNEVDAGGGTLRSTGPVNCENTFEDTCVNQPSNEIPDSSEAPSSLSEPPDIRHWFFSYAYEYPESNALVDKEADCDGLVNQHNHNEKESNLGKFGQTRVTGKSVVDEKVFPKGSFFSSLRGDKQESSSLNKGMRTPVHENSSTQDNLFCESSQRLEDKIFPNHPRCSTNDLEKVSSNGDCTPHKLQQKHNFVQEPLLVTCQKTNSCKNDMTSPTKLSLMKDLTENLKTKAEMGVDLASPTTNGNFTQVAGDLIRKSTGENKNKENEGKEVVESGFVTTKNRWIPNDENSLHKPQKNISECSRNKRITSDCGNNTTKRKVLSERTNLERSNAVEITGKWLCPLKTKPNIGPPLKQLRLERWVHRL comes from the exons ATGGAAAATGCCTCTGATTCACAG CTGTCTAATGCGTCTCACTCGCTTTCGCTTCCTTCTG AGCCTCCCGACATAAGAAACTGGTTTCCTAGTTACAGATATGAATCTTTTGTTCTGGATACTTATGAGTTTAAAGAGCGCGAGTGTGAAGGAGATGGATTTTCTGCTGCTGCAGAGAGAAGCAGAGAAAAGGAAGGACATTTGGGAGAATCTAGAAGAAATGGTGACGCTGGTGACAAACATGAACACCAATCTTTAAACGGG ACAACAGACTCCACTTACTCGCTGTCGATCCTTTCCG AGCCACCTCATGTTAGAAACTGGTTCTCTAGCTATGTGTATGAATCCCCTGTGCTGGATACACTAGATGATTTTAAAGAATCAGTTACTAAAGAACGTGTATGTGCGAAAGAAGGATTTGCTTATGAAGGAAGTGAAGGAAAAAAAGAAGACAATTTTGAGTATGAGTCTAGGAATTCTTGGAACAGCAATGAAGTAGATGCTGGAGGTGGGACTCTGCGCTCAACTGGGCCTGTTAATTGTGAGAATACATTTGAAGACACATGTGTGAACCAACCATCGAATGAG ATTCCAGATTCTTCAGAGGCACCTTCATCTCTTTCTG AGCCACCAGACATTAGACACTGGTTCTTCAGTTATGCGTATGAATATCCAGAAAGCAATGCATTGGTTGATAAAGAAGCGGATTGTGACGGTTTGGTCAATCAACATAATCACAATGAGAAAGAAAGCAATTTGGGGAAATTTGGACAAACCAGAGTTACTGGTAAATCTGTTGTTGATGAGAAAGTATTCCCAAAAGGATCTTTTTTCAGCTCCTTGAGGGGCGATAAGCAGGAAAGCTCGTCTCTGAATAAG GGCATGAGGACCCCAGTGCATGAGAACTCATCCACTCAGGATAATTTGTTCTGTGAAAGTAGTCAGCGTTTGGAAGACAAGATATTTCCCAATCATCCTAGATGTTCGACGAATGATCTTGAGAAAGTAAGCTCGAATGGTGATTGTACACCACATAAACTGCAACAGAAACATAATTTCGTCCAAGAACCTCTTTTAGTGACATGCCAGAAAACAAATTCATGCAAGAATGACATGACATCTCCAACAAAGTTGAGCCTTATGAAGGATCTTACAGAGAACTTGAAAACTAAAGCTGAAATGGGAGTAGATCTTGCATCACCTACAACTAATGGGAATTTTACTCAAGTTGCTGGAGATTTAATTAGGAAATCAACTGGTGAAAACAAGAACAAAGAAAATGAAGGAAAAGAAGTTGTGGAGAGTGGTTTTGTGACAACAAAGAACCGATGGATACCAAATGATGAGAATTCTTTGCATAAGCCACAAAAGAATATATCAGAATGttcaagaaataaaagaataactTCAGATTGTGGAAACAACACTACTAAAAGAAAGGTATTGTCAGAAAGAACCAATTTGGAACGTTCCAATGCTGTTGAGATCACTGGAAAATGGCTGTGTCCTCTGAAGACTAAGCCGAATATTGGACCTCCTCTGAAGCAACTTCGACTTGAACGATGGGTTCACAGGTTGTAA
- the LOC110606558 gene encoding uncharacterized protein LOC110606558 isoform X2 produces the protein MLSHFFLLHCILSFITSISTFTYGDMGDIKVLTVGKELWKETLPLQMGSRMYQLQGLKSHTWYEVKISYPASIPATFSIQLKKDGSDMGMNKNRRLLNTEKLIFKTDSLTVCDELLLGIPYKAWWVGILVLLCLGLAFIIPQFLPPYLLQPNGSTKSLNQNVSKKS, from the exons AtgctctctcattttttccttcTACACTGCATTCTCAGCTTCATTACAAGTATCTCGACTTTTACTTATGGGGACAT GGGTGATATCAAAGTTTTGACTGTTGGGAAGGAACTGTGGAAGGAAACACTTCCATTACAAATGGGTTCTCGCATGTACCAATTGCAAGGGCTCAAATCACATACTTGGTACGAAGTGAAGATATCATATCCAGCTTCT ATACCTGCTACTTTTTCTATACAACTGAAGAAAGATGGTTCAGACATGGGGATGAATAAGAACAGAAGATTACTTAATACTGAGAAATTGATTTTCAAGACTGATAGTCTCACTG TTTGTGATGAGCTGTTATTGGGCATCCCATATAAGGCTTGGTGGGTTGGAATCTTAGTTTTGCTATGTTTGGGATTGGCATTCATCATTCCCCAATTTCTTCCGCCGTATCTGCTCCAACCGAATGGAAGTACAAAGTCATTAAATCAGAATGTTTCAAAGAAATCTTGA
- the LOC110607279 gene encoding increased DNA methylation 1 yields MTYELTDRKQKCVICLSSDTEGEKQMDSMLDPDYIRTRPRRRNNNPPRSNQNMEIETVFPGVDGISIGRKRRAPWKRANNGNEELKAKPRKRRKPAFRLSRSITQSKSDEKTVLSLLMNQNAIFEYDRVQYSVDNGPSLKEGIARRDGIWCRCCNKLMTVWEFEIHAGSNLKMPYFNIKMVRTSKSLLNLLVALCEIEEAERRHFNHVGPIPGATDANDDACQICADGGELICCENCPSTFHPSCLEMESIPQGDWLCPYCVCIFCDGGNRDMLTCQQCQKKFHWECFLERQPIDLKIYWLTQFCGPNCEQIDCKLHRLIGVKHEIKEGFSWTLLRRLDPFDDIDVQTRMECNSKSALALEVLNECFMSCTDRHTRINILQSVVYNRGSNLSRMNFEGFYTLILEKKDAIVSAATIRMHKNDLAEMPYIATRERYRCMGLSRMLFDALRYVFSCIGAKHLVIPSLPELANMWQEKYGFRPIDDVVKQKLMTYNTLMFPGTIRLQMTFPDTSASSSRAMDIGANKESRLKLPLLDLNLSPPEAADDELAEPVPYGKQIKSD; encoded by the exons ATGACTTATGAGTTAACGGACAGGAAACAAAAGTGTGTTATTTGTCTAAGCTCTGACACTGAAGGAGAAAAACAGATGGACTCTATGTTGGATCCTGATTATATCAGGACTAGGCCTAGAAGAAGAAACAATAATCCTCCCAGGTCAAATCAAAATATGGAGATTGAGACTGTATTTCCTGGGGTTGATGGAATTTCCATTGGACGAAAGAGGAGGGCTCCATGGAAAAGAGCTAATAATGGAAACGAAGAGCTGAAAGCGAAACCAAGGAAAAGGAGAAAGCCAGCTTTTCGCCTAAGTAGATCCATTACACAATCAAAATCTGACGAGAAAACAGTATTGTCATTGTTGATGAACCAGAATGCAATCTTTGAATATGACAGAGTTCAATATTCTGTAGACAATGGGCCAAGCCTGAAGGAGGGGATAGCAAGAAGGGATGGTATTTGGTGTAGGTGCTGCAATAAGCTTATGACAGTTTGGGAATTTGAGATTCATGCTGGAAGCAATTTGAAGATGCCatattttaatatcaaaatGGTTCGAACCTCTAAGTCCCTCCTGAATCTTCTGGTTGCTCTATGTGAAATCGAAGAAGCAGAACGTCGTCATTTTAATCATGTTGGGCCTATACCTGGTGCAACTGATGCTAATGATGATGCTTGTCAGATATGTGCTGATGGAGGAGAGCTGATTTGTTGTGAGAATTGCCCATCTACGTTCCACCCAAGCTGCCTGGAAATGGAG AGTATTCCCCAAGGGGATTGGTTATGCCCTTACTGTGTTTGCATCTTCTGTGATGGTGGCAACCGTGATATGCTTACATGTCAACAATGCCAGAAGAAAT TTCACTGGGAGTGTTTTCTTGAAAGGCAGCCTATAGATCTTAAAATATATTGGCTCACCCAATTTTGTGGACCTAACTGCGAACAg attgaCTGCAAGCTTCATAGGCTAATTGGAGTGAAACATGAGATTAAGGAAGGATTTTCTTGGACATTGCTCCGGCGTTTGGACCCATTTGATGATATTGATGTGCAAACAAGAATGGAATGCAACTCCAAGTCTGCATTAGCATTGGAGGTGCTGAATGAATGTTTTATGAGTTGCACCGATCGGCATACTCGAATAAATATTTTGCAAAGTGTGGTTTACAATAGAGG ATCAAATTTGTCAAGAATGAATTTTGAAGGCTTCTACACACTAATTCTAGAGAAGAAAGATGCCATTGTCTCAGCTGCAACTATAAG GATGCACAAAAATGACTTGGCTGAGATGCCTTACATCGCAACGCGAGAGCGTTACAGGTGTATGGGGTTGTCGAGAATGCTATTTGATGCCCTTAGATAT GTGTTTTCCTGCATTGGGGCTAAGCATCTGGTCATCCCATCTCTCCCGGAGCTTGCCAATATGTGGCAGGAGAAATATGGGTTTCGCCCCATCGATGATGTGGTGAAGCAAAAGCTTATGACCTACAACACCCTCATGTTTCCGGGTACAATCAGGCTGCAAATGACCTTTCCAGACACCTCTGCTAGTTCCTCTAGAGCAATGGACATCGGTGCGAATAAGGAGAGCCGCTTAAAGCTGCCCCTTCTAGATTTGAATCTCAGTCCTCCTGAAGCTGCAGATGATGAACTCGCAGAACCAGTGCCATATGGTAAGCAGATCAAATCGGATTAG
- the LOC110606558 gene encoding uncharacterized protein LOC110606558 isoform X1, with protein MLSHFFLLHCILSFITSISTFTYGDMGDIKVLTVGKELWKETLPLQMGSRMYQLQGLKSHTWYEVKISYPASIPATFSIQLKKDGSDMGMNKNRRLLNTEKLIFKTDSLTGNQNNLYVLVTVEPEGVVAIPHVPERQYIIFNIVCDELLLGIPYKAWWVGILVLLCLGLAFIIPQFLPPYLLQPNGSTKSLNQNVSKKS; from the exons AtgctctctcattttttccttcTACACTGCATTCTCAGCTTCATTACAAGTATCTCGACTTTTACTTATGGGGACAT GGGTGATATCAAAGTTTTGACTGTTGGGAAGGAACTGTGGAAGGAAACACTTCCATTACAAATGGGTTCTCGCATGTACCAATTGCAAGGGCTCAAATCACATACTTGGTACGAAGTGAAGATATCATATCCAGCTTCT ATACCTGCTACTTTTTCTATACAACTGAAGAAAGATGGTTCAGACATGGGGATGAATAAGAACAGAAGATTACTTAATACTGAGAAATTGATTTTCAAGACTGATAGTCTCACTGGTAATCAG AATAACTTGTACGTATTGGTGACTGTGGAGCCTGAGGGGGTTGTTGCAATACCACATGTACCAGAGAGGCAGTATATCATATTCAACATAG TTTGTGATGAGCTGTTATTGGGCATCCCATATAAGGCTTGGTGGGTTGGAATCTTAGTTTTGCTATGTTTGGGATTGGCATTCATCATTCCCCAATTTCTTCCGCCGTATCTGCTCCAACCGAATGGAAGTACAAAGTCATTAAATCAGAATGTTTCAAAGAAATCTTGA
- the LOC110606558 gene encoding uncharacterized protein LOC110606558 isoform X4: MLSHFFLLHCILSFITSISTFTYGDMGDIKVLTVGKELWKETLPLQMGSRMYQLQGLKSHTWYEVKISYPASIPATFSIQLKKDGSDMGMNKNRRLLNTEKLIFKTDSLTGNQFVMSCYWASHIRLGGLES, encoded by the exons AtgctctctcattttttccttcTACACTGCATTCTCAGCTTCATTACAAGTATCTCGACTTTTACTTATGGGGACAT GGGTGATATCAAAGTTTTGACTGTTGGGAAGGAACTGTGGAAGGAAACACTTCCATTACAAATGGGTTCTCGCATGTACCAATTGCAAGGGCTCAAATCACATACTTGGTACGAAGTGAAGATATCATATCCAGCTTCT ATACCTGCTACTTTTTCTATACAACTGAAGAAAGATGGTTCAGACATGGGGATGAATAAGAACAGAAGATTACTTAATACTGAGAAATTGATTTTCAAGACTGATAGTCTCACTGGTAATCAG TTTGTGATGAGCTGTTATTGGGCATCCCATATAAGGCTTGGTGGGTTGGAATCTTAG